A stretch of the Candidatus Methylomirabilota bacterium genome encodes the following:
- a CDS encoding oxygenase MpaB family protein: MRPSLPTADRHAGAAESVSWRVHREVALLLGWGSAILLQFAHPLVARGVADHSGFRRDTRASWRRLQRTLGAMLDLTFGGEDGAARAAGAINRVHDRIHGPLRQPEGPYPAGASYSAHDPSLLTWVHASCLDAFTRAYELYVGPLTPQDKDRYCAEAARVEPLLGIPEGSLPRSTVELQTYMDARLGSGQIVVTDTARALARDLLAPPVLRVVWPLAWMFRIVAIGLLPPSIRAAYGFRWDARHRTALGAGAWLVRHALPLLPPVLRYWPAARAARRQG, encoded by the coding sequence GTGCGGCCGTCCCTGCCCACCGCCGACCGCCACGCCGGCGCCGCCGAGAGCGTCTCGTGGAGGGTCCACCGCGAGGTGGCCCTGCTGCTGGGCTGGGGCAGCGCGATCCTCCTCCAGTTCGCGCATCCCCTCGTCGCCCGGGGCGTCGCCGACCACAGCGGCTTCCGCCGTGACACGCGGGCGTCGTGGCGCCGGCTGCAGCGCACGCTGGGCGCGATGTTAGACCTGACCTTCGGCGGCGAGGACGGCGCGGCCCGGGCCGCCGGGGCCATCAACCGGGTGCACGACCGGATTCACGGCCCCCTTCGCCAGCCCGAAGGGCCATACCCAGCGGGAGCGAGCTACTCGGCCCACGACCCCTCGCTGCTGACCTGGGTGCACGCCAGCTGCCTGGACGCGTTCACGCGGGCCTACGAGCTCTACGTGGGCCCGCTGACGCCCCAGGACAAGGACCGGTACTGCGCGGAGGCGGCCCGCGTCGAGCCGCTGCTGGGCATTCCGGAGGGATCGTTGCCGCGGAGCACCGTGGAGCTGCAGACGTACATGGACGCGAGGCTGGGAAGCGGGCAGATCGTGGTCACCGACACGGCTCGCGCCCTGGCCCGCGACCTGCTCGCGCCCCCGGTGCTCCGCGTGGTCTGGCCGCTGGCCTGGATGTTCCGGATCGTGGCCATCGGGCTGCTGCCGCCGTCGATCCGCGCGGCGTATGGCTTTCGGTGGGACGCGCGCCACCGGACCGCGCTGGGCGCGGGCGCCTGGCTCGTACGCCACGCGCTGCCGCTGCTGCCGCCGGTCCTCCGCTACTGGCCCGCCGCGCGCGCGGCCCGCCGCCAAGGCTGA